In Acidianus brierleyi, one genomic interval encodes:
- a CDS encoding DUF1404 domain-containing protein, whose protein sequence is MIRYIPSSFSWKSIILPIVFVVAFVNPYVEILQFNNPVIFMLDHYALYAAGVLIGYKMFKGSIYSFILGIIPAVFWHVPYFFALAAAYIDFRALCEITLFLGGLLAGSFIYKMSLTLRIISLAVYMLGDTLLSIFFILAYPQYSNATYRFLSWSPGALPAVGIAMLIVMNLILVYSIIKIMKSAMIF, encoded by the coding sequence ATGATAAGATATATTCCTAGCTCTTTTTCATGGAAAAGTATTATTCTACCAATAGTATTTGTAGTAGCATTCGTAAATCCTTACGTTGAGATACTTCAATTTAATAATCCTGTAATTTTTATGTTAGACCACTATGCACTTTACGCTGCTGGAGTATTAATAGGATATAAAATGTTTAAGGGTTCTATCTACTCATTTATTTTAGGAATAATTCCAGCCGTTTTCTGGCATGTACCGTATTTTTTTGCATTGGCAGCAGCATATATTGATTTTAGAGCGCTTTGTGAAATAACGCTATTTTTAGGTGGATTGTTAGCAGGGTCTTTTATCTATAAAATGTCATTAACTTTGAGAATAATTTCATTGGCTGTTTACATGCTTGGAGATACTTTATTAAGTATATTTTTCATTTTAGCTTATCCGCAGTATTCTAATGCTACGTACAGATTTTTATCATGGTCTCCTGGAGCATTACCTGCGGTAGGAATAGCTATGCTTATAGTTATGAATTTAATTCTGGTATATTCAATAATAAAGATAATGAAGAGCGCTATGATCTTTTAA
- the soxB gene encoding proton pump complex quinol oxidase subunit SoxB, whose product MAKLYPKTTLGISLLFTAGGLSWLAAMGLAAMWFRTILLSPHINIKAGYAIAPLYYFLVTFHGQAAMMIIVEDVTFSVFAYALYKSGMSLLHNKLITLAFWLVNIPMIVEFAGGPTTGWYMYPPLALQQGTWIFYRGDMIGLAYFMMFLNTIGVIIASITMFIDGYKTRPKEGKMPIFAAYGMTFGGPFTFITEFALSAATLWYALYFWASVPVNPLTWVVLFWFWGHPVVYYAPFAIFGGLYYLIPRFSGRSLFSEKWARWNMILLFTFGMLVWVHHLQTWPLPVVLRAFITPTTLILAAGSGLTVLNLGLTIATGKGYNWKDPVGLASLIALIGFILAGLQALMLPINPLNVIVHNTYYIVGHFHLMIWTIIIVGYIAILLDMLKTKMGNVTFSSLGKGMVSGGLIMWTIGSLALGYTMSYAGYIGLIRRWVAYPIKFVPFMDTMTYLAIMLGASFVMYALPILFTLLGIKTSLFWETIPISGLPAGISGTMGPVAPTGGANAVDSSENTKANLTDNIHTTSKNS is encoded by the coding sequence ATGGCTAAACTCTATCCTAAAACAACTCTGGGAATATCACTTCTTTTTACAGCTGGTGGATTATCTTGGTTGGCTGCAATGGGATTAGCAGCAATGTGGTTTAGGACTATACTGTTAAGTCCACATATTAACATAAAGGCTGGATATGCAATAGCACCACTTTATTACTTCCTAGTAACTTTTCATGGGCAAGCTGCCATGATGATAATAGTAGAAGACGTAACATTTTCTGTATTTGCATATGCCTTGTATAAGAGCGGAATGTCTTTACTTCATAATAAGCTCATAACGTTAGCATTCTGGTTAGTTAATATTCCAATGATTGTTGAATTTGCTGGAGGTCCAACAACTGGTTGGTACATGTATCCACCATTAGCATTACAACAAGGGACGTGGATATTCTATAGGGGAGATATGATAGGTTTGGCGTATTTCATGATGTTCCTCAATACTATTGGCGTTATAATAGCTTCAATAACAATGTTCATTGACGGGTATAAAACAAGACCAAAAGAAGGTAAAATGCCGATATTTGCCGCTTACGGAATGACATTTGGTGGTCCTTTCACTTTTATAACTGAATTCGCTCTCTCAGCAGCTACTTTATGGTACGCTTTATATTTCTGGGCTTCCGTTCCTGTAAATCCATTAACTTGGGTAGTGTTATTCTGGTTCTGGGGACATCCAGTAGTATACTACGCACCTTTTGCAATATTTGGTGGATTATATTATTTAATACCTAGATTCTCTGGTAGGTCGTTATTCAGCGAAAAGTGGGCTAGATGGAATATGATACTATTATTTACTTTCGGCATGTTAGTATGGGTTCATCATCTTCAAACTTGGCCTTTACCTGTAGTTTTGAGGGCTTTCATTACTCCTACTACATTGATTTTGGCAGCAGGATCAGGATTAACAGTGCTAAACTTAGGACTAACTATTGCTACTGGCAAGGGTTATAATTGGAAGGATCCTGTTGGTCTTGCTTCTTTAATTGCTTTAATAGGTTTCATATTGGCTGGATTGCAAGCTTTAATGTTACCAATTAATCCTTTGAACGTTATAGTTCATAATACTTACTATATAGTAGGGCACTTTCATTTAATGATATGGACAATAATAATTGTAGGATATATAGCAATATTACTTGACATGTTAAAGACCAAAATGGGAAATGTAACGTTTTCAAGCTTAGGTAAAGGAATGGTAAGCGGTGGGCTAATAATGTGGACTATTGGTTCATTAGCTTTAGGTTACACTATGAGTTATGCTGGATACATTGGCTTAATAAGGAGATGGGTAGCATATCCTATTAAATTTGTTCCATTTATGGATACTATGACATATCTGGCAATAATGCTGGGAGCTAGTTTCGTTATGTATGCGTTACCTATACTATTTACTTTATTAGGGATAAAGACCTCGTTATTCTGGGAAACTATTCCAATATCTGGTTTACCGGCAGGTATAAGTGGAACTATGGGTCCAGTAGCTCCTACAGGAGGGGCTAATGCTGTAGACAGTAGCGAAAATACTAAAGCAAACTTAACAGACAATATACATACTACAAGTAAAAATTCCTAA
- the soxA gene encoding proton pump complex quinol oxidase subunit SoxA, giving the protein MSSHQGHDWEKIWFVVMLIIVAFFVGWSYTTIMSGSAATYRTGLPLASGLPTKLPNGTVIIYMLAVQWSWIPQNATEIIYTPNGTMENISVNNIITYVNGFPYIKVYPNQPVEMVLYSNNVVHAFYLRLPHGPQNWNIVPGINSYAFFYAPPSPGNYTFHCAEYCGIGHSYMYGYLWVM; this is encoded by the coding sequence GTGTCTTCTCATCAAGGTCATGATTGGGAAAAAATATGGTTTGTAGTAATGTTAATCATAGTAGCTTTCTTTGTAGGTTGGTCATATACTACAATAATGTCAGGAAGCGCAGCGACATATAGAACTGGGCTTCCATTAGCTAGTGGTCTACCTACAAAACTACCTAATGGAACTGTAATTATATACATGTTAGCTGTTCAATGGTCATGGATACCACAGAATGCTACTGAGATAATTTATACACCAAATGGAACTATGGAAAATATTTCAGTAAATAACATAATTACTTATGTTAATGGATTTCCATACATAAAGGTTTATCCAAATCAACCAGTAGAGATGGTATTATATAGCAATAATGTAGTTCATGCATTCTATCTAAGACTTCCTCATGGGCCACAGAATTGGAATATTGTACCTGGAATAAATAGCTACGCTTTCTTCTATGCTCCTCCATCTCCTGGTAATTACACTTTTCACTGTGCCGAATATTGTGGAATAGGTCATTCGTATATGTACGGATATCTGTGGGTGATGTAA